From Ruminococcus sp. HUN007, a single genomic window includes:
- a CDS encoding DUF2262 domain-containing protein, producing the protein MIFPRKIGISMPDVIKDTFETTEHEYLVGCRCDDAGGPIYNREVDQNGNKLPPVVVNHFDIVGYIDLTTGTQARSNGWMSFTTDFPDYNNKTQEEQRILYENSKKDRCLFQKNKIYRIKAYPPVSCPDRPFFNNEAHMQGMYVTEILSDDEQNEYLQNLLDIWYNPVTIHSEELGDMVLDKELMWYCTKKDWRRKPIDISLKIHDENEDVSAGLAILEQFWKKKSAWDKKLRSFAANQLLELANDWLDDDDAEEWTEESFAKALENSALTMNTDGRFEMWYNDGDIFLGHSIVVSGNVKDGAKGAKMVG; encoded by the coding sequence ATGATTTTTCCACGTAAAATCGGAATTTCTATGCCGGATGTGATTAAAGATACTTTTGAAACAACAGAACATGAATATCTTGTGGGTTGTCGTTGTGATGATGCAGGAGGACCAATTTATAACCGTGAAGTAGATCAGAATGGAAATAAGCTGCCTCCGGTTGTTGTCAATCATTTTGATATTGTGGGATATATTGACCTTACAACCGGTACACAAGCCCGAAGCAATGGCTGGATGTCATTCACAACGGATTTTCCGGATTATAATAATAAAACGCAGGAAGAACAGAGGATTCTTTATGAAAACTCAAAGAAGGATAGATGTCTTTTTCAGAAAAACAAAATCTATCGAATCAAAGCCTATCCGCCTGTTTCTTGTCCGGATCGTCCTTTTTTCAACAATGAAGCACATATGCAGGGAATGTATGTCACAGAAATTCTTTCAGATGATGAGCAGAATGAATATCTCCAGAATCTGCTCGATATCTGGTACAATCCAGTAACTATACATTCTGAAGAATTAGGAGATATGGTTCTGGATAAAGAATTGATGTGGTACTGCACAAAAAAAGACTGGCGCAGAAAACCGATTGATATCAGTTTGAAAATTCATGACGAAAATGAAGATGTGTCCGCAGGCCTTGCGATTCTTGAACAGTTCTGGAAAAAGAAATCTGCCTGGGATAAAAAGCTACGCTCTTTTGCTGCGAATCAGCTTCTTGAACTCGCAAATGATTGGCTAGATGACGATGATGCCGAGGAATGGACGGAGGAATCATTCGCCAAAGCACTTGAAAATTCAGCACTTACAATGAATACAGATGGCAGGTTTGAAATGTGGTATAATGATGGAGACATTTTTCTCGGCCATTCAATTGTTGTATCCGGGAATGTTAAAGACGGCGCTAAGGGAGCTAAAATGGTAGGATAA
- the mutS gene encoding DNA mismatch repair protein MutS: MLYKDIDREKISPMMKQYCDIKDKYMEYILFFRLGDFYEMFFDDAITVSRALELTLTGRDCGLDERAPMCGVPFHSSDVYTKKLIELGYKVAVCEQMEDPNEAKGIVIRDVVKIITPGTLIEGSMLDDSTNNYICCAYYKDGECAVCSADISTGDASVSAVLSGKELENDIINDLSRYRPSEVIFNSEFLKLETVCDFIKSRLECSYTVREDICFDTREKQEIVSKQFSVSSYADLFLPEDDIRTCAVCGLFDYFYETQRSLTGRFTEIKLADDNAFMSLDLSARRNLELCETLRNKEKKGSLLWVMDDTKTSMGKRLLRSYIEQPLLSPARIIDRLNAVDALVNDSVALLELRDRLDRVYDIERLMTRVMYKTATPRDLKALSMTSLELPGIKEQLRGLASSKLLSALEKDIFTLDEIANLIENAIVDEPPVTVKDGGVIRDGFNEKLDELRNIISGGTDMIDKIVERERERTGIKGLKTGYNRVFGYFLEVTRSYYDLVPADYIRKQTLTNCERFITEELKQAENTIIGAKDKVLALENDIFNEVRDYVASKLEEVQKTASALAVVDVMCSFASVAIANRYTKPDIAADGVIEITDGRHPVVELMLGDEVFVPNDTFIDTKANRMSVITGPNMSGKSTYMRQVALITLMAQMGSFVPAKSARISVVDKIFTRIGASDDLTAGQSTFMVEMSEVADILKHATKQSLVILDEVGRGTSTFDGISIARAVAENICNSRSLGCKTLFATHYHELICLENELEGVKNYSIAVKKHGENIRFLRKIVPGGVDDSYGIEVARLAGVPQKVITRARELLKVLEQNSDKVRPDFEANNEQMSFAAMTNESALDKLRKTNISELSDAECRELLEDMYAMIK; the protein is encoded by the coding sequence ATGCTTTATAAGGACATTGACAGAGAAAAAATATCTCCGATGATGAAACAGTACTGTGACATCAAGGACAAATACATGGAATACATACTGTTTTTCCGTCTCGGCGATTTTTATGAAATGTTTTTTGACGATGCGATAACTGTTTCACGCGCGCTTGAACTTACACTTACAGGCCGTGACTGCGGACTTGATGAAAGAGCACCTATGTGCGGTGTTCCTTTTCACAGTTCAGACGTGTATACCAAAAAGCTTATAGAGCTCGGCTACAAGGTCGCAGTCTGCGAACAGATGGAAGACCCGAACGAGGCGAAGGGTATAGTTATCCGTGATGTTGTCAAGATAATCACACCGGGTACCCTTATTGAAGGCAGTATGCTCGATGACTCCACGAACAATTACATCTGCTGTGCTTATTACAAAGACGGTGAATGTGCAGTGTGCAGCGCCGATATATCGACCGGTGACGCATCCGTTTCTGCAGTTCTTTCCGGAAAGGAACTCGAAAACGACATTATAAACGATCTGTCAAGATACCGTCCTTCTGAAGTTATTTTCAACAGTGAATTTCTTAAACTCGAAACAGTCTGCGATTTTATAAAGTCAAGACTTGAATGCTCATATACTGTACGTGAGGACATCTGCTTTGATACAAGGGAAAAGCAGGAGATAGTATCAAAGCAGTTTTCAGTTTCATCCTACGCTGATCTTTTCCTTCCGGAAGATGACATCCGTACATGTGCAGTCTGCGGACTTTTCGATTATTTCTACGAAACACAGCGTTCGCTTACCGGACGCTTTACCGAAATAAAACTTGCAGATGACAATGCTTTCATGAGCCTTGATCTTTCCGCAAGACGAAACCTCGAACTCTGTGAGACCTTAAGAAACAAGGAAAAGAAGGGTTCGCTCCTCTGGGTAATGGATGATACCAAAACTTCGATGGGTAAAAGACTTCTCCGTTCATACATCGAACAGCCGCTTTTAAGTCCTGCACGTATAATTGACAGGCTCAATGCGGTCGATGCACTGGTAAATGACTCGGTGGCACTTCTTGAACTTCGTGACAGACTTGACCGTGTTTACGATATTGAACGTCTTATGACCCGCGTTATGTACAAGACTGCAACACCGCGAGATCTTAAGGCTCTTTCCATGACATCACTTGAACTTCCGGGTATCAAGGAACAGCTCAGGGGACTTGCATCCTCAAAACTCCTTTCCGCACTTGAAAAGGATATTTTCACCCTCGACGAAATTGCAAATCTCATTGAAAATGCCATTGTTGACGAACCGCCTGTTACAGTCAAGGACGGCGGAGTTATCCGTGACGGATTCAACGAAAAACTCGATGAGCTCCGCAATATAATCTCAGGCGGAACTGACATGATCGACAAGATCGTGGAACGCGAAAGGGAGAGAACGGGCATTAAGGGCCTCAAGACCGGATACAACAGAGTTTTCGGTTATTTCCTTGAAGTTACCCGTTCCTACTACGACCTTGTTCCGGCCGATTACATAAGAAAGCAGACACTTACAAACTGCGAGCGTTTCATCACCGAGGAACTCAAACAGGCCGAGAACACCATTATCGGAGCCAAGGACAAGGTGCTCGCGCTTGAAAATGACATATTCAATGAAGTAAGGGATTACGTTGCTTCGAAGCTTGAAGAGGTGCAGAAGACTGCATCAGCTCTTGCCGTGGTGGACGTAATGTGTTCATTTGCCTCGGTTGCAATAGCAAACCGTTACACCAAGCCGGACATTGCAGCGGACGGTGTTATCGAAATAACCGACGGCCGCCATCCTGTAGTTGAACTCATGCTCGGCGATGAAGTCTTCGTTCCTAATGATACCTTCATCGATACGAAGGCAAACAGGATGTCCGTTATTACCGGGCCTAACATGTCAGGTAAATCCACATACATGCGTCAGGTGGCACTCATCACTCTTATGGCTCAGATGGGTTCCTTTGTTCCGGCTAAGTCGGCCCGCATTTCAGTAGTTGACAAGATATTCACGCGAATAGGCGCTTCCGATGATCTTACTGCCGGTCAGAGTACCTTCATGGTCGAGATGAGCGAAGTTGCCGACATACTTAAACATGCCACGAAGCAGAGTCTCGTTATACTCGATGAAGTCGGACGCGGAACTTCGACTTTCGACGGCATCAGTATTGCCAGAGCGGTCGCTGAAAATATCTGTAACAGCAGAAGTCTCGGATGCAAGACGCTGTTTGCGACACACTATCATGAACTTATCTGCCTTGAGAATGAACTCGAGGGTGTTAAGAACTACAGCATTGCTGTAAAGAAGCACGGCGAGAACATACGCTTCTTACGTAAAATAGTTCCGGGCGGCGTTGACGACAGCTACGGTATTGAAGTAGCACGTCTTGCCGGTGTTCCGCAGAAGGTCATCACCCGTGCAAGAGAACTTCTTAAAGTCCTTGAACAGAATTCAGACAAGGTAAGACCGGATTTCGAAGCAAATAATGAGCAGATGAGTTTTGCCGCAATGACAAACGAAAGCGCTCTGGACAAATTAAGAAAAACCAACATTTCCGAGCTTTCGGACGCTGAGTGCCGTGAGCTTCTGGAAGATATGTACGCAATGATAAAGTAA
- the mutL gene encoding DNA mismatch repair endonuclease MutL yields MPSINVLSREISELIAAGEVIERPSSVIKELIENSIDAGSKHITVEIKHGGTTFIRIADDGCGIAYEDVPKAFLRHATSKIKDADDLNKILTLGFRGEALASVCAVSRTDIMTKQAADELGTHYTIEGSEEKLYEQTGCPDGTTIIIRDLFYNVPARQKFMKKDAVEGNMVAGIVNKIAMSHPEIAFKFIRDNKLEFSTAGDGKMYSAMFAVYGRTFAGDMIPVDYEQDGIHVTGFTVKPLYSKANRSFQNFFVNDRYVKSSVCASAVEEAYKGTIMTGKFPACVLKMEIAPDTIDVNVHPAKLEIRFSDERPVYDCLFFAIKSALMKAGLVYDFQLKAPSKPSGSSEEYVQQKLPEIPAPEKPAPELPSAEGISASAVKSVSAVRPVSLNDPFPASENAEASGMAAAQNGGTAGPGNHTGRSVALNSSSAAPSFTYVEPSPSEVYENVNSDQSEERPDDTENGQHSQSSGCEANAAEPEFTGAENVPAPEDAAPDAGSYTDPVQEPAAETCKSAVPEPDTSEDDALSDKYQFITGNALKKKENTEPEIKEPERPAVRLVGEVFGGFVISEIEDKMVVIDKHAAHERILYEKLKAENKVNPSQLVLCPTGLLLSLDEVEALKENNGIIENMGFSLDYSNSPYVSVKAMPVILAELNMDEVIPELAENFRNNRRDPRPEAIDDIYHTMACKAAIKMNDKNSDMELKKLVEDVYFDERIRHCPHGRPVMFIISKYDFEKQFRRIV; encoded by the coding sequence ATGCCGTCAATAAATGTACTTAGCCGTGAGATATCAGAGCTCATAGCAGCAGGTGAGGTCATCGAAAGACCGTCATCAGTTATCAAGGAACTTATCGAAAACTCGATAGATGCCGGCTCGAAGCATATTACCGTCGAGATAAAGCACGGAGGGACCACATTTATCCGTATAGCCGATGACGGATGCGGCATAGCTTACGAGGATGTTCCGAAAGCATTTTTAAGACACGCTACCAGCAAGATAAAAGATGCAGACGATCTTAACAAAATCCTCACTCTCGGATTCCGCGGTGAGGCACTTGCTTCCGTGTGTGCCGTTTCAAGGACGGATATCATGACAAAACAGGCAGCCGACGAGCTCGGTACCCACTACACCATTGAGGGTTCTGAGGAAAAACTTTACGAACAGACCGGCTGCCCGGACGGAACTACAATTATAATCCGCGACCTTTTCTACAACGTTCCTGCCAGACAGAAGTTTATGAAAAAGGATGCTGTCGAAGGCAATATGGTAGCCGGAATAGTGAACAAGATAGCAATGTCACATCCGGAGATCGCCTTCAAGTTCATCCGTGACAACAAGCTTGAATTCAGCACTGCCGGTGACGGAAAAATGTATTCGGCTATGTTTGCGGTTTACGGCAGGACTTTTGCCGGAGACATGATACCTGTTGACTACGAACAGGACGGTATTCACGTAACCGGATTTACAGTAAAGCCGCTTTATTCAAAGGCAAACAGAAGCTTTCAGAATTTCTTTGTTAATGACCGTTACGTTAAATCATCTGTTTGTGCCTCGGCGGTGGAGGAGGCGTACAAGGGAACTATAATGACAGGAAAATTTCCTGCCTGCGTTCTTAAAATGGAAATCGCTCCGGATACTATCGACGTAAACGTTCATCCGGCAAAACTTGAAATACGTTTTTCCGATGAGCGGCCGGTATACGACTGTCTCTTCTTCGCGATAAAATCAGCCCTTATGAAAGCCGGCCTTGTCTATGACTTCCAGCTTAAAGCTCCGTCAAAGCCATCCGGCAGTTCCGAAGAATATGTACAGCAGAAACTTCCTGAAATTCCGGCACCTGAAAAGCCGGCACCGGAATTACCTTCTGCAGAAGGAATTTCCGCTTCAGCTGTAAAATCAGTTTCTGCAGTCAGACCGGTATCTTTAAATGATCCGTTCCCTGCTTCGGAGAACGCAGAAGCTTCCGGAATGGCAGCTGCACAGAATGGCGGTACTGCAGGTCCCGGAAATCATACCGGCAGAAGTGTTGCACTTAATTCTTCTTCTGCGGCTCCGTCATTTACCTATGTTGAACCTTCTCCGTCGGAAGTTTATGAGAATGTGAATTCAGATCAGTCTGAAGAAAGGCCGGACGATACGGAAAACGGACAGCATTCACAGAGTTCCGGCTGTGAAGCAAATGCTGCAGAGCCGGAATTTACCGGAGCAGAGAACGTACCGGCACCGGAAGATGCTGCCCCGGATGCAGGATCATACACAGATCCTGTGCAGGAACCGGCTGCAGAAACATGCAAATCTGCTGTGCCGGAACCGGATACATCTGAGGATGATGCTCTTTCTGATAAATATCAGTTTATTACAGGTAACGCCCTTAAAAAGAAAGAAAATACCGAACCGGAAATTAAAGAACCTGAAAGGCCGGCGGTACGTCTTGTAGGTGAAGTTTTCGGCGGATTTGTTATCTCGGAAATAGAAGACAAAATGGTAGTCATCGACAAGCATGCGGCCCACGAACGTATACTCTATGAAAAGCTGAAAGCTGAAAACAAGGTGAATCCAAGCCAGCTTGTACTCTGCCCGACCGGACTTCTTCTTTCTCTTGATGAAGTTGAAGCCCTTAAGGAAAACAACGGGATCATAGAAAACATGGGATTCAGCCTCGATTATTCAAACAGCCCGTATGTTTCAGTAAAGGCGATGCCGGTGATCCTTGCTGAGCTGAACATGGATGAAGTCATACCGGAACTTGCTGAAAACTTCAGAAACAACAGACGCGATCCGCGCCCTGAAGCTATAGATGACATCTACCATACAATGGCATGCAAGGCTGCTATAAAGATGAACGACAAAAACAGCGATATGGAACTTAAGAAACTGGTGGAGGACGTTTATTTTGATGAAAGAATACGTCACTGCCCTCACGGAAGACCTGTAATGTTCATAATTTCAAAATATGATTTTGAAAAGCAGTTCCGCAGAATAGTATGA
- the miaA gene encoding tRNA (adenosine(37)-N6)-dimethylallyltransferase MiaA — protein sequence MKPRILVIAGPTASGKTALGVEMALRLNGEVISADSMQIYRGMDVATAKPTAEEMKGVPHHLIGFLDRTENFSVADYVLLATEKAEDIISRGKLPIVVGGTGLYISSFVNNIQFPEIKGDDEVRKRLTEEAEQYGNAYLLEKLRACDPETAAELHENDLGRVRRALEVFEATGRKMSDIKRESTLVESPFEFLAAAITYDDRQVLYDRINRRVDVMKENGLVDEAYEIFKEAGTGRTAHQAIGCKELAPYFENRATLEECLEKVKQETRRYAKKQLTWFKKEPYINWMEGDKDSDINFFIKKCENIIAKKYFL from the coding sequence TTGAAACCACGAATACTTGTTATCGCCGGTCCTACCGCATCCGGAAAGACGGCACTCGGTGTGGAAATGGCACTGAGACTGAACGGTGAGGTCATCTCGGCGGATTCCATGCAGATCTACAGGGGCATGGATGTTGCTACTGCCAAGCCGACCGCGGAGGAAATGAAGGGAGTGCCTCATCATCTTATCGGATTTCTCGACAGGACTGAAAATTTTTCTGTTGCAGACTATGTTCTTCTTGCCACGGAAAAAGCGGAGGATATTATTTCAAGAGGAAAGCTGCCGATAGTAGTCGGAGGGACGGGACTTTATATTTCTTCCTTTGTGAACAACATTCAGTTTCCTGAAATAAAGGGCGATGACGAAGTGAGAAAACGTCTTACGGAAGAAGCTGAGCAATACGGAAACGCTTATCTGCTTGAAAAACTCAGAGCATGTGATCCGGAGACTGCAGCCGAACTTCATGAAAATGATCTTGGCAGAGTAAGAAGAGCTCTTGAAGTTTTCGAAGCCACAGGCCGGAAGATGAGCGATATAAAACGTGAGAGCACCCTTGTGGAATCACCGTTTGAATTTCTTGCCGCGGCGATCACATATGATGACAGACAGGTACTTTACGACCGCATCAACCGACGGGTCGATGTAATGAAGGAAAACGGCCTTGTGGATGAGGCTTACGAAATATTTAAGGAAGCCGGAACGGGACGCACTGCTCATCAGGCCATCGGATGCAAGGAACTTGCACCTTATTTTGAAAACAGAGCCACGCTTGAGGAATGTCTTGAAAAGGTGAAGCAGGAAACCAGAAGATACGCCAAAAAACAGCTTACCTGGTTTAAAAAAGAGCCGTATATAAACTGGATGGAAGGCGATAAAGACTCTGACATAAATTTTTTTATAAAAAAATGTGAGAATATTATAGCCAAGAAGTATTTTTTGTGA
- the hfq gene encoding RNA chaperone Hfq, giving the protein MNKQLNLQDVFLNQARKEKISITIYLTNGFQFKGMVKGFDSYIVILDQEGKQSMVYKHAISTIIPSRHISILDNSSAEKAE; this is encoded by the coding sequence ATGAACAAACAGTTGAATTTGCAGGATGTATTTCTTAATCAGGCAAGAAAAGAAAAAATCTCAATTACCATCTACCTTACAAACGGTTTCCAGTTCAAGGGTATGGTAAAGGGCTTTGACAGCTACATTGTTATTCTTGATCAGGAAGGAAAGCAGAGCATGGTTTACAAGCATGCAATTTCCACAATAATCCCTTCAAGACATATTTCAATTCTTGACAATTCATCTGCTGAAAAGGCTGAATAA
- a CDS encoding HlyD family efflux transporter periplasmic adaptor subunit gives MNTRTAKLLLAILILFLMLTVINVVVHIFKNDYVTETAVAVSASNAVSFKGVYIRDEQTIRYDRNGVISYAVDDGGRLSAGEIAAYVYNDEKQIRINERIAAIDAEIAVLNKIQNPGTQEVDQPAYLAGLIENAYKNIISYKEAGDLEKLRSEKEELVIYLSTMQYVTQEVMNFSDKIASLNTERHNLESQQVDPIDTIPVPNSSYFVSYTDGYEEILNFNKADTLTAAEIKSVTDLNTEKIKPDSIGKIINGYTWKIAGIIEDPRDYFREGKNIKLYFPSSGNTIDAVIEKIRPAETDNANEKIVLIDCTDMSYDFVQHRVETIEIQDEEYKGIRIPREAIFVKEMEIEKFNSETQTTETVETGVRGVYIKQGENVIFKWVDEIFQDEDYIVSRMRPESNYVQLYDDTIVSGLSVGGMVE, from the coding sequence ATGAATACACGTACAGCTAAGCTTCTGCTTGCTATCCTTATACTGTTCCTGATGCTTACTGTCATAAACGTTGTGGTTCATATTTTTAAAAATGATTATGTTACTGAAACGGCAGTAGCTGTATCGGCGTCGAACGCAGTTTCATTCAAGGGAGTCTACATCCGTGATGAACAGACGATACGGTACGACAGAAACGGTGTTATCAGCTATGCGGTAGATGACGGCGGACGCCTGAGTGCAGGTGAGATTGCTGCATATGTTTACAATGATGAAAAACAGATCCGCATAAATGAAAGAATAGCGGCGATCGACGCTGAGATAGCTGTTCTCAACAAGATACAGAACCCTGGTACACAGGAAGTTGACCAGCCGGCGTATCTTGCGGGTCTTATTGAAAATGCGTACAAGAACATAATCTCATACAAGGAAGCAGGAGATCTTGAAAAACTCAGGAGTGAGAAGGAAGAACTCGTTATATACCTCAGTACGATGCAGTACGTTACACAGGAGGTAATGAATTTTTCCGACAAGATCGCAAGTCTGAATACGGAAAGACATAATCTTGAAAGTCAGCAGGTAGATCCGATCGACACTATTCCTGTTCCGAATTCTTCGTATTTTGTCAGCTACACTGACGGATATGAAGAAATACTCAATTTTAACAAAGCAGATACACTTACTGCAGCTGAGATAAAAAGTGTCACAGACCTTAATACTGAAAAAATAAAACCTGACAGTATAGGAAAGATCATCAACGGCTATACATGGAAAATAGCCGGTATAATTGAAGATCCCCGCGACTATTTCAGGGAAGGGAAAAACATAAAGCTGTATTTTCCTTCAAGCGGAAATACCATTGATGCAGTTATCGAAAAGATCCGTCCGGCAGAAACTGACAATGCGAACGAAAAAATAGTGCTGATCGACTGTACAGACATGTCATATGATTTTGTTCAGCACCGCGTCGAGACCATTGAGATACAGGATGAGGAATATAAGGGAATACGTATCCCGCGTGAAGCTATCTTTGTAAAGGAAATGGAAATTGAAAAATTCAATTCGGAAACCCAGACAACGGAAACTGTCGAAACAGGTGTCCGCGGCGTTTACATAAAGCAGGGCGAAAATGTTATTTTCAAATGGGTGGACGAGATCTTCCAGGATGAAGACTATATCGTTTCAAGAATGAGACCGGAGAGCAATTACGTTCAGCTTTATGATGATACTATTGTTTCAGGCCTTTCAGTAGGAGGTATGGTTGAATGA
- a CDS encoding YggS family pyridoxal phosphate enzyme, giving the protein MKTQFDYVDDNYRRIIHNVNEAKERFGRSGDDIQIMAVTKTVDAGIVNHAVSSCGIKLLGENRVQEYLSKKDEYLPASVHFIGGLQTNKVKYIIDSVDMIQSVDSLKLAAEIDRHAGRVGRVMDVLAEVNIGGELSKGGVSPEELPDLLKSMAELPNIKVKGLMTIPPPQDPEKISGKNAGIIY; this is encoded by the coding sequence ATGAAAACACAGTTTGACTATGTCGATGATAATTACAGACGTATAATCCACAATGTTAATGAGGCGAAGGAACGTTTCGGGCGTTCCGGAGATGATATTCAGATCATGGCAGTCACAAAGACTGTAGATGCCGGTATCGTAAATCATGCGGTGTCATCCTGCGGAATAAAGCTTTTGGGTGAAAACAGAGTGCAGGAATATCTTTCGAAAAAAGATGAATATCTTCCTGCTTCAGTGCATTTCATCGGCGGACTTCAGACCAACAAGGTCAAGTATATCATTGATTCCGTCGACATGATCCAGTCAGTGGACAGCCTTAAGCTGGCAGCCGAAATAGACAGGCACGCCGGAAGGGTAGGAAGAGTAATGGACGTTCTTGCCGAAGTAAATATCGGCGGTGAACTTTCAAAGGGCGGAGTAAGTCCTGAGGAACTTCCTGATCTTCTGAAAAGCATGGCAGAACTGCCGAATATAAAGGTAAAAGGTCTTATGACCATACCGCCTCCGCAGGATCCGGAAAAAATTTCTGGGAAGAATGCAGGAATTATATATTGA
- the sepF gene encoding cell division protein SepF produces MNFIETLKNYFLPPEGDEEVYQPEQAKPEAPTYQPPVPDSIETPDEKRNKVVNIQATAQLQVVLVKPEVFTDAKAIADHLIAKKTVVLNLETASAENKRRIIDFLVGVAYANGGSLKPVANLTYIITPYNVGFQGEELVGELENTGMI; encoded by the coding sequence ATGAACTTTATTGAGACTCTCAAAAATTATTTTTTACCGCCCGAAGGCGATGAAGAGGTTTATCAGCCGGAACAGGCAAAGCCTGAGGCACCGACATATCAGCCGCCGGTACCTGACAGCATCGAAACTCCGGACGAGAAGAGAAACAAGGTAGTAAACATCCAGGCAACAGCACAGCTTCAGGTAGTGCTCGTAAAGCCGGAAGTGTTTACAGATGCAAAGGCTATTGCTGACCATCTTATCGCCAAGAAGACAGTTGTTCTTAACCTTGAAACTGCTTCTGCTGAAAACAAGAGAAGAATCATAGATTTTCTTGTAGGTGTTGCTTATGCTAACGGCGGAAGCCTTAAACCTGTAGCAAATCTTACTTATATAATCACTCCTTACAATGTGGGATTCCAGGGCGAGGAACTCGTAGGCGAACTGGAAAATACAGGTATGATCTGA
- a CDS encoding DivIVA domain-containing protein, which translates to MIKAKDINSQRFEKAAFGYKQEDVDTFLSEIAADYAQLMRDNEDINAKLQVLADKVREYRKDEEAVKDALLIAQKEGHRVVSEAQERADELLRNAKLESDRMVNEATSDTKKAIEEVKDELKREQKNLAYLQKQVSAFKKNLFDVYKSHLEMISSLPQSDDEDEDDDDSYTADEPKTTIMETARDILTETAAVMEAAAKEQTGHIPAHTGSAVSNTGSIPVHTGSIPVQTSANAEKHEDGEKPDPFRTQSIPIIGESKYSELQFGQQNNNK; encoded by the coding sequence GTGATTAAAGCCAAAGACATTAACAGTCAGAGATTTGAAAAAGCAGCCTTCGGCTACAAGCAGGAGGACGTTGATACATTTCTCTCTGAAATAGCAGCTGACTATGCACAGCTCATGAGAGACAATGAAGATATAAATGCAAAGCTTCAGGTTCTTGCTGATAAGGTAAGGGAATACAGAAAGGACGAGGAAGCAGTAAAGGATGCACTTCTTATAGCTCAGAAGGAAGGCCACCGCGTTGTAAGTGAAGCTCAGGAAAGAGCTGATGAACTTCTCAGAAACGCCAAGCTTGAAAGCGACAGAATGGTAAACGAAGCTACATCCGATACAAAGAAAGCTATTGAAGAAGTAAAGGACGAACTCAAGAGAGAGCAGAAGAATCTTGCTTATCTTCAGAAGCAGGTATCTGCATTCAAGAAAAATCTTTTTGATGTATACAAGTCCCATCTTGAAATGATCTCATCACTTCCGCAGTCAGATGACGAGGATGAGGATGATGATGATTCATACACAGCAGATGAACCAAAGACAACTATCATGGAAACAGCCCGTGATATCCTTACTGAAACAGCTGCAGTTATGGAAGCAGCTGCAAAGGAACAGACAGGCCACATTCCGGCTCATACCGGTTCAGCTGTTTCTAACACAGGATCGATCCCTGTACATACCGGATCAATCCCTGTACAGACTTCAGCAAATGCTGAAAAGCATGAAGACGGCGAAAAGCCTGATCCGTTCAGGACACAGTCTATCCCGATAATCGGGGAAAGCAAGTACTCCGAGCTTCAGTTCGGTCAGCAGAACAACAATAAGTAA